One genomic window of Sodaliphilus pleomorphus includes the following:
- a CDS encoding SPFH domain-containing protein — protein sequence MDIAIYVIIALVVLVLIIVKMSLIIIPQSETKIIERLGKYYATLKPGINIIIPFIDRAKTIVAFSNGRYFYTNNIDLREQVYDFDKQNVITKDNIQMQINALLYFQIVDPFKAVYEINNLPNAIEKLTQTTLRNIIGELELDETLTSRDTINTKLRSVLDDATNKWGIKVNRVELQDITPPQSVLQAMEKQMQAERNKRATILTSEGQKAAAILQSEGQKTARINQAEADKQTAILQAEGAAQARIRRAEAEAQAIEKITEAVGKSTNPANYLLAQKYIDMLNQVASGDKTKTVYLPYEASNLMGSIGGIKDLFKS from the coding sequence ATGGACATCGCCATCTATGTAATCATCGCACTGGTCGTGCTGGTGCTGATAATTGTGAAAATGAGTCTCATCATCATCCCCCAAAGCGAGACCAAGATCATCGAGCGCCTGGGCAAGTACTATGCCACCCTGAAGCCAGGCATCAACATCATCATCCCCTTCATCGACCGCGCCAAGACCATCGTGGCTTTCAGCAACGGCCGCTACTTCTACACCAACAACATCGACCTGCGCGAGCAAGTCTACGACTTCGACAAGCAGAACGTGATCACCAAAGACAACATCCAGATGCAAATCAACGCCCTGCTCTACTTCCAGATCGTAGACCCCTTCAAGGCAGTGTATGAAATCAACAACCTGCCCAACGCCATCGAGAAGCTCACGCAGACCACCCTGCGCAACATCATAGGCGAGCTCGAACTCGACGAGACGCTCACCTCGCGCGACACCATCAACACCAAGCTGCGCAGCGTGCTCGACGATGCCACCAACAAGTGGGGCATCAAGGTGAACCGCGTGGAGCTGCAAGACATCACCCCGCCTCAAAGCGTGCTCCAGGCCATGGAAAAACAGATGCAGGCCGAGCGCAACAAGCGTGCCACCATCCTCACCAGCGAGGGCCAGAAAGCCGCCGCCATCCTCCAGTCGGAAGGCCAGAAGACTGCACGCATCAACCAGGCCGAGGCCGACAAGCAGACCGCAATATTGCAGGCCGAGGGAGCCGCTCAGGCACGCATACGCCGTGCCGAAGCCGAGGCCCAGGCCATTGAGAAAATCACCGAGGCCGTGGGCAAAAGCACCAATCCGGCCAACTACCTGCTGGCCCAGAAATACATCGACATGCTCAACCAGGTGGCCAGCGGCGACAAGACCAAGACCGTGTATCTGCCCTACGAGGCCAGCAACCTCATGGGCTCGATAGGAGGCATCAAGGACCTGTTCAAGAGCTAA
- a CDS encoding glycosyltransferase family 4 protein, with the protein MINVFHIVSNKIWSGPEQYAYDLALRLRNDDNYYIEVVCKKSEAVFNKFRSLEIPVSILPLKGLTDLDSPVRFARLLKRGQNIIHVHTFHDAFAAIWAKHIAENPNTRIVLTLHGVNRPRINYLSKKVYRDLDRIVFVSQRSYDEFVPRITRLDRKKCVIVRDSVLPARSEKLAQAPQLRQQLGIGSDQALIMYHGRLSHDKGLDVLLRAITQLDSSKYHLVILGEGNHKYVAQQKAFIVANQLVHNVTFLGFSDNVQAYIRQCDFGVLPSVVPEALGLSNLEYMMHGKAHIATNNGAQLEYLENGKNALLVDPDNPYELAQAIEQLTTDAVLRSRIGMQARHDFNDHLNYDTFYKQMTELYASLFKAP; encoded by the coding sequence ATGATCAACGTCTTTCACATAGTATCCAACAAGATATGGAGCGGCCCCGAGCAGTATGCCTACGACCTGGCACTGCGCCTGCGCAACGACGACAACTACTACATCGAGGTCGTGTGCAAAAAGTCGGAAGCAGTATTCAACAAGTTTCGCAGCCTCGAGATCCCGGTATCGATACTGCCCCTCAAGGGCCTCACCGACCTCGACAGCCCGGTGCGTTTTGCCCGCCTGCTCAAGCGCGGCCAGAACATCATACACGTGCACACCTTTCACGACGCCTTTGCAGCCATCTGGGCCAAGCACATTGCCGAGAACCCCAACACACGCATCGTGCTCACCCTACACGGCGTGAACCGCCCGCGCATCAACTACCTGTCGAAGAAAGTGTACCGCGACCTCGACCGCATCGTCTTTGTGAGCCAGCGCTCCTACGACGAGTTTGTGCCACGCATCACCCGCCTCGACCGCAAGAAGTGCGTCATCGTGCGCGACAGCGTGTTGCCGGCACGCAGCGAGAAGCTCGCCCAGGCCCCGCAGCTGCGCCAGCAGCTGGGCATCGGCAGCGACCAGGCGCTCATCATGTATCACGGCCGCCTGAGCCACGACAAGGGGCTCGACGTGCTGCTGCGCGCCATCACCCAGCTCGATAGCAGCAAGTATCACCTGGTGATACTGGGCGAGGGCAACCACAAGTATGTAGCGCAACAGAAGGCTTTCATCGTGGCCAACCAGCTGGTGCACAACGTGACCTTCCTGGGTTTCAGCGACAACGTGCAAGCCTACATCAGGCAGTGCGACTTCGGCGTGCTGCCCAGCGTGGTGCCCGAGGCCCTGGGACTGTCCAACCTCGAGTACATGATGCACGGCAAGGCGCACATTGCCACCAACAACGGCGCCCAGCTCGAGTATCTTGAAAACGGGAAAAATGCCCTGCTTGTCGACCCCGACAACCCCTATGAGCTCGCCCAGGCCATCGAGCAGCTCACCACCGATGCCGTGCTGCGCAGCCGCATCGGCATGCAGGCCCGGCACGACTTCAACGACCACCTCAACTACGACACCTTCTACAAGCAGATGACCGAGCTCTACGCCAGCCTGTTCAAGGCTCCCTGA
- a CDS encoding NfeD family protein: MIEYFQSNMWQLWLLVCLLCLILELTSGDFFIMCFSLGALAALVATPFTGFVGQLVVWMLGTVLCLLFVRPVMLKYFHKKDSDRPSNADALMGRTGTVSQTIVAGDHGRVKIDGDDWKAVSAATTDIPVGAKVKVVGRDSIILTVTPVNQ, encoded by the coding sequence ATGATAGAATACTTTCAATCCAACATGTGGCAACTGTGGCTGCTCGTGTGCCTACTGTGTCTCATCCTCGAGCTCACCAGCGGCGACTTCTTCATCATGTGCTTCTCGCTCGGCGCCCTCGCTGCACTGGTTGCAACGCCCTTCACGGGCTTTGTGGGCCAACTGGTGGTGTGGATGCTGGGCACGGTGCTGTGTCTGCTCTTTGTGAGGCCCGTGATGCTCAAGTACTTTCACAAGAAGGACAGTGACCGACCCAGCAATGCCGATGCCCTGATGGGACGCACCGGCACCGTGAGCCAGACTATCGTGGCTGGCGATCACGGCCGTGTGAAAATCGACGGCGACGACTGGAAAGCAGTGTCGGCCGCAACGACCGACATCCCCGTGGGTGCCAAGGTCAAGGTCGTGGGCCGCGACAGCATCATCCTCACCGTAACTCCAGTAAATCAATAA
- a CDS encoding SusD/RagB family nutrient-binding outer membrane lipoprotein: MRKYIYILLTTVVASLGATSCDDYLDVNKNTDAPDYVDGYLYLAGIEQSYQELYYDLRAIAPLTQMMGTSSYVSYALHYYSRNSDAAGQVWRMLYWSQGMNLENMINQSLEAQNWTLAGMGYIMKAYSWDVATKQHGEMPMKEAYEAGRLSHDYDYQPEIYAQIREWAKTGIELLQREDNSVYGSKISNNDYIYHGDKDKWIKFGYAVIVRNLASLTCKRDFKAKYYDEFIDACSKAFAGNADNATVEVGGGGADASESSYNNFWGPYRSNLSWSYFQHDYAVEVFTGTVPYYDANGDKVPVDSNTYCPYELASKQVICDTLEEAGHMDPRVFAKLATVDKDSLATIDDWMTLRKLHYYGGGFTGYSGPIGSAPSFFGRNHASNDDAEGNGRWLYRNDAPYILSTYAEMLFDKAEVQYKYGDKTEAFETWKQAIAADMEFTASYLVPGVAIQNSGTGAHQGDKITAATFKKIAQEYLDGPYVAGLPMSDFDLSHIMMQKFVALYPWGGGEVWVDQRKYMYDIAYSGDYPSNGNGWDKTTLNQKSDDDPTKVYKGYYLYPAQVQGRKGSYNDDNNGSPCFRLRPRYNSEYMWNLPSLQALRPIAGDAKDYQCSIPWFAYPGDMPQ; this comes from the coding sequence ATGAGAAAATATATATATATCCTGTTGACGACGGTGGTTGCCTCGCTCGGCGCGACGAGTTGCGACGATTACCTCGACGTGAACAAGAATACCGATGCTCCCGACTATGTCGACGGTTACCTGTACCTGGCAGGCATCGAGCAAAGTTACCAGGAGCTCTACTACGACTTGCGTGCTATCGCGCCGCTCACCCAGATGATGGGCACCTCGAGCTACGTCAGCTATGCCCTGCACTACTATAGCCGCAACAGCGATGCTGCCGGCCAGGTGTGGCGCATGCTCTACTGGAGCCAGGGCATGAACCTGGAGAACATGATCAACCAGAGTCTCGAGGCCCAGAACTGGACGCTCGCCGGCATGGGCTATATCATGAAGGCCTACTCGTGGGACGTGGCCACCAAGCAACATGGCGAGATGCCTATGAAGGAAGCCTACGAGGCTGGCCGCCTGTCGCACGACTACGACTATCAGCCCGAAATCTACGCCCAGATACGCGAGTGGGCCAAGACAGGTATCGAGCTGCTGCAGCGCGAGGACAACTCGGTGTATGGCAGCAAGATCAGCAACAACGACTACATCTACCACGGCGACAAGGACAAGTGGATAAAGTTTGGCTATGCCGTGATTGTGCGCAACCTGGCCTCGCTCACCTGCAAACGCGACTTCAAGGCCAAGTACTACGACGAGTTTATCGACGCTTGCTCCAAGGCCTTTGCCGGCAATGCCGACAACGCCACGGTTGAGGTGGGCGGCGGCGGCGCCGATGCCTCGGAGTCGTCCTATAACAATTTCTGGGGCCCCTACCGCAGCAACTTGAGCTGGAGCTACTTCCAGCACGACTATGCCGTCGAGGTGTTTACCGGCACGGTGCCCTATTATGATGCCAATGGCGACAAGGTGCCCGTCGACAGCAACACCTATTGCCCCTATGAGCTGGCCAGCAAGCAGGTGATATGCGACACGCTCGAGGAGGCTGGCCACATGGATCCCCGCGTGTTTGCCAAGCTGGCTACAGTCGACAAGGACAGCCTGGCCACTATCGACGACTGGATGACGCTGCGCAAGCTGCACTACTATGGCGGCGGCTTCACCGGCTACAGCGGTCCCATCGGGTCGGCGCCGTCGTTCTTCGGCCGCAACCATGCCAGCAACGACGATGCCGAGGGCAACGGACGCTGGCTTTACCGCAACGATGCGCCCTACATCCTGTCGACCTATGCCGAGATGCTCTTCGACAAGGCCGAGGTGCAGTATAAGTATGGCGACAAGACCGAGGCCTTTGAGACCTGGAAGCAAGCCATAGCAGCCGACATGGAGTTCACTGCCAGCTACCTGGTGCCGGGCGTGGCCATTCAGAACTCGGGCACCGGCGCCCACCAGGGCGACAAGATCACTGCAGCCACCTTCAAGAAGATTGCCCAGGAGTATCTCGACGGCCCCTATGTGGCCGGCCTGCCCATGAGCGACTTCGACCTGAGCCACATCATGATGCAGAAGTTTGTGGCCCTCTATCCCTGGGGGGGCGGCGAGGTGTGGGTCGACCAGCGCAAGTACATGTACGACATCGCCTACAGCGGCGACTATCCCAGCAACGGCAACGGTTGGGACAAGACCACGCTCAACCAGAAGAGCGACGACGACCCCACCAAGGTGTACAAGGGCTACTACCTGTATCCAGCCCAGGTGCAGGGCCGCAAGGGGTCGTACAACGACGACAACAACGGCTCGCCTTGCTTCAGGCTGCGCCCGCGCTACAACTCCGAGTACATGTGGAACCTGCCCAGCCTGCAGGCCCTGCGCCCCATTGCCGGCGATGCCAAGGACTACCAGTGCTCGATCCCGTGGTTTGCCTATCCGGGCGACATGCCGCAGTGA
- a CDS encoding GH3 auxin-responsive promoter family protein encodes MDFTPLVRRHFMARLYEQLRYKDYADAIQQGVLVKLVEKAALTEMGRRYDFSSLRTYKQFASRVPLFSYEDLQPFIMRMVRGEAGVLWPGTTTDFAQSSGTSDGKSKYIPITRDALRHNHYKGSSDVVSHYLNLNPGSKLFGGKALILGGSFANALDLKPGVHVGDLSATLINRIPPLAGLFRVPSKRIALMSDWHEKLPALVEASMNENVTSLSGVPSWFLTLIKEVMARKGASCLHEVWPGLEVFFHGGIAFAPYREQYEKLCDMSRMHFLDTYNASEGFFAVQSDWDSTAMLLLLDVGVFYEFIPVEESASSSPEVYPVWEVEAGRTYELVITACNGLWRYRIGDTVTVEQTHPVKIKIAGRTKSFINAFGEELMVHNADFAITHAALDTGAQVLNYTAAPVYAGDHTRGRHEWLVEFATMPESLDGFARSLDEHLKQVNSDYEAKRAGDIFLDAPTVVVARAGLFDDWLATTGKLGGQRKIPRLSNDRRIIEAMLKLND; translated from the coding sequence ATTGATTTTACACCGCTGGTGCGCAGGCATTTCATGGCGCGGCTCTATGAGCAGCTGCGCTACAAGGACTATGCCGACGCCATTCAGCAGGGTGTGCTGGTGAAGCTCGTCGAGAAGGCGGCGCTCACCGAGATGGGCCGCCGCTACGACTTCTCGAGCCTGCGCACCTACAAGCAGTTTGCCTCCCGGGTGCCGCTGTTCAGCTACGAGGACCTGCAGCCGTTCATCATGCGCATGGTGCGCGGCGAGGCTGGCGTGCTGTGGCCGGGCACGACCACCGACTTTGCCCAGTCGTCGGGCACAAGCGACGGCAAGAGCAAGTATATACCCATCACGCGCGACGCCTTGCGGCACAACCACTACAAGGGCTCGAGCGACGTGGTGTCGCACTACCTCAACCTCAACCCCGGGAGCAAGCTCTTCGGGGGCAAGGCCTTGATACTGGGCGGCAGCTTTGCCAACGCGCTCGACCTCAAGCCAGGTGTGCACGTGGGCGACCTGAGCGCCACGCTCATCAACCGCATTCCGCCGCTCGCGGGCCTGTTCAGGGTGCCCAGCAAGCGCATTGCCCTCATGAGCGACTGGCATGAGAAGTTGCCGGCGCTGGTCGAGGCCAGCATGAATGAGAACGTCACCAGCCTCTCGGGCGTGCCCTCGTGGTTTCTCACGCTCATCAAGGAGGTGATGGCGCGCAAGGGGGCCAGCTGCCTGCACGAGGTGTGGCCCGGGCTGGAGGTGTTTTTTCACGGCGGCATCGCCTTTGCACCCTACCGCGAGCAATATGAGAAGCTGTGCGACATGTCGCGCATGCACTTTCTCGACACCTACAATGCCAGCGAGGGCTTCTTTGCCGTGCAGAGCGACTGGGACTCGACGGCCATGCTGCTGCTGCTCGACGTGGGCGTGTTCTACGAGTTTATTCCCGTCGAGGAAAGCGCCAGCTCGTCGCCCGAGGTGTACCCGGTGTGGGAGGTGGAGGCCGGCCGCACCTATGAGCTGGTGATCACGGCCTGCAACGGGCTGTGGCGCTACCGCATAGGCGACACGGTGACGGTGGAGCAGACGCACCCCGTGAAGATAAAGATAGCCGGCCGCACCAAGAGCTTCATCAACGCCTTCGGCGAGGAGCTCATGGTGCACAATGCCGACTTTGCCATCACCCACGCTGCCCTCGACACGGGCGCCCAGGTGCTCAACTACACGGCCGCCCCGGTCTATGCCGGCGACCACACACGCGGCCGCCACGAGTGGCTTGTAGAGTTTGCCACGATGCCTGAGAGTCTCGACGGCTTTGCCCGCTCGCTCGACGAGCACCTCAAGCAGGTGAACAGCGACTACGAGGCCAAGCGTGCCGGCGACATCTTTCTCGATGCGCCCACCGTGGTGGTGGCGCGGGCGGGTCTCTTCGACGACTGGCTCGCGACAACCGGCAAGCTGGGCGGCCAGCGCAAGATACCGCGCCTGAGCAACGACCGCCGCATCATCGAGGCCATGCTCAAGCTCAATGATTGA
- a CDS encoding LTA synthase family protein produces the protein MATMNISRFKYTPVGAALINMVTALVVYMLSRVVFFLVNWSTFAPYMSWKLAGSMLHGGLVFDTSALLYINALYLALTLLPVPCKEKPGFYQGLKWLYVLTNSLGLAANLIDSVYVQYTGRRTTMSVFSEFAHEDNIASIIFGETCNHWYLLLVMVMMVAILWICFVKPREGVWGARWHYYVLQVVSMLVVAPAAIIGVRGSATAGTKPITINNANAFVNRPIEGTVVLNTPFTLIRSIGHKAFADPHYMPQEAMRRAFDPVVVPRPDERSQGRKNVVIFIVESMGKEYIGAYNRHLEGGRYKGYMPFVDSLVKRSLTFQYSYANGRKSMDAMPSVLSGLPMMVEPFFLTPATLNDVQGVPSMLKPLGYYSCFFHGGHNISMGFNAFARDIGYDRYVGLNEYCRSKNPAYHGMDDFDGKWAIYDEPFLQFMLDNVNQFRQPFVATVFTASSHEPFHIPDKYKGVFKEGKLPIYKSIGYTDMSLRRFFERASRQPWYRNTIFVLVADHASLSEHAEYKTDLGHYSVPIIFFTPDGSLKPAMRTDVIAQQTDIMPTLMHLLGYDKPYVAFGCDLLSTPPRDTWAFNYNNGVFQYMRGDYMMQFDGQRVTAMYRFKTDPLLRHNLAGRVKEQAAMEVTLKALIQQYMQRMNHNELVVRRR, from the coding sequence ATGGCTACAATGAATATTTCACGCTTCAAGTACACCCCCGTGGGCGCGGCCCTGATCAACATGGTCACGGCCCTGGTGGTCTACATGCTCTCGCGAGTGGTGTTTTTCCTGGTCAACTGGAGCACCTTTGCCCCCTACATGTCGTGGAAGCTGGCCGGCAGCATGCTGCACGGCGGCTTGGTCTTCGACACCTCGGCCTTGCTCTATATCAACGCGCTTTATCTCGCGCTCACGCTCCTGCCCGTGCCCTGCAAGGAGAAGCCCGGCTTCTACCAGGGGCTCAAGTGGCTCTATGTGCTGACCAACAGCCTGGGCCTGGCGGCCAACCTCATCGACTCGGTCTATGTGCAGTACACGGGGCGCCGCACCACGATGTCGGTCTTCAGCGAGTTTGCCCACGAGGACAACATCGCCTCGATCATCTTCGGCGAGACGTGCAACCACTGGTACCTGCTGCTGGTGATGGTGATGATGGTTGCCATCTTGTGGATATGCTTTGTGAAGCCCAGAGAGGGCGTGTGGGGCGCTCGATGGCACTACTATGTGTTGCAGGTCGTTTCGATGCTCGTTGTCGCCCCAGCGGCCATTATTGGGGTGCGTGGCAGCGCCACAGCCGGCACCAAGCCTATCACCATCAACAATGCCAACGCCTTTGTCAACCGCCCCATCGAGGGCACGGTGGTGCTCAACACGCCGTTCACCCTGATACGCAGCATCGGGCACAAGGCGTTCGCCGACCCTCATTACATGCCGCAGGAGGCGATGAGGCGCGCCTTTGACCCAGTTGTCGTGCCGCGGCCCGACGAGCGCTCACAGGGCCGCAAAAACGTGGTCATTTTCATTGTAGAGAGCATGGGCAAGGAGTATATAGGCGCCTACAACCGTCACTTGGAAGGTGGGCGCTACAAGGGCTACATGCCCTTTGTCGACTCGCTGGTGAAGCGCAGTCTCACTTTCCAGTACAGCTATGCCAACGGTCGCAAGTCGATGGACGCCATGCCCAGCGTGCTCTCGGGGCTGCCCATGATGGTGGAGCCGTTTTTCCTCACGCCGGCCACGCTCAACGACGTGCAGGGCGTGCCGAGCATGCTCAAGCCGCTGGGCTACTACAGCTGTTTTTTCCATGGCGGGCACAATATCTCGATGGGCTTCAACGCTTTTGCCCGCGACATAGGCTACGACCGCTATGTGGGCCTCAATGAGTATTGCCGTTCCAAGAATCCGGCCTATCACGGCATGGACGACTTCGACGGCAAGTGGGCCATCTACGACGAGCCGTTTCTGCAATTTATGCTCGACAACGTCAACCAGTTCAGGCAGCCCTTTGTGGCCACGGTGTTCACGGCCTCGTCGCACGAGCCGTTCCACATTCCCGACAAGTACAAGGGGGTGTTCAAGGAGGGCAAGCTGCCCATCTACAAGTCGATAGGCTACACCGACATGTCGCTGCGCCGCTTCTTTGAGCGTGCCAGCCGCCAGCCGTGGTACCGCAACACCATCTTTGTGCTGGTGGCCGACCATGCGAGCCTGAGCGAGCATGCCGAGTACAAGACCGACCTGGGGCACTACAGCGTGCCCATCATCTTCTTCACGCCCGACGGCAGCCTGAAGCCGGCCATGCGCACCGACGTGATAGCGCAGCAGACCGACATCATGCCCACGCTCATGCACCTGCTGGGCTACGACAAGCCCTATGTGGCCTTTGGGTGCGACCTGCTCTCGACGCCGCCGCGCGACACCTGGGCCTTCAACTACAACAATGGCGTGTTCCAGTACATGAGGGGCGACTACATGATGCAATTCGACGGGCAGCGCGTCACGGCCATGTACCGGTTTAAGACCGATCCCTTGCTCAGGCACAACCTGGCGGGCAGGGTCAAGGAGCAGGCTGCCATGGAGGTGACCCTGAAAGCGCTCATACAGCAATACATGCAGCGCATGAATCACAACGAGCTCGTGGTGCGTCGCCGCTGA